GGGAGCAGTTTGGCTGAAATGACTTGGAGCATCAGCATGAGCGCCGAGGTGTACCGTGGTGCTCAGACTAGAGAGGGTTAAATTAGCCCCGGCCGCCATATCCAGCTGGACCTGGCGGTTAAACCCGATGTCACCTGGCCAAACAGCTAGACGCGGGCTGATAGACGGAGAAATATCAATTAAGGGTTTACCAGGCACGCAACTCCCCCATCCGTGAGTGCAATATTTAGCTGACCTTCGTATGCTGCCTTTGACGGCATGCATGCAGCTGGGATTCGAGTACTCTAAGTGAAATCGCAAAATCCTTAATGAACAGTGCGAGCGCGGCTATCAGGAGTAGGACGCTCAGTGAAAATAGAGTCGGCACGACGACCGGCAAATAAAGATCAAATACTAGACTGCCAAAGATCACAAAAATCGTGAGGGCCACGCAAAAAATACTAGCTGAGTTGAGTAATATGGTGCGCTGGAGCAGCTTGGCCCGTCTGTGAAGCACGCGAAGCTCATCCCAGTCTAGAGCCTCGTTATCCATGATGGCTCTAGCACGGTCGATGACGCGGCCAAAACGCACTGACATCGAGGCTAAGAGCGTGCCTGCACCCATGATGAGAAATACAGGCGCGACCGCATTTTGCATAGCATGGGCGACGTCTAAAACCGATTGAAACAAGATGAACCACTCCTAATCACGCCGACTTTTGAAACACATCGATGCCGTAGATACAAGTTAATTCGCGTTCAATTGCGTGCATATAGCGGCTAGTGACGTCGATTAACGACTGATGCCTCATCGTTTCTGGGCGATGGCGGAAGTAGCGAGCTACGGCAAGACCGCCCTTGGCCAGTCCCGTAGAAAGATGGGTCGCTAGGTTGCTGGCAGCCGCAAGGGGCGTTGAGTCGATGTGAGATTTCCGCGACTCGGCATAAGACGGTGTATCGGAGAGGGAGACAAAATCTGCACATCCCGGGTTTTGCGCTAGGTAATCGTAAAGATCTGAGCAAACGTAGTGAACCTCGCTGGAATCGATCCCTAGCTGTATGGCTTCATAGAGGGTCGCGCTACATTCGAGTGGCAGCCCGTCAAGGTCAGGCAGTTGGCCCTGCATGAGGATACGCAAAAAGAAGTTTTCCCGAGCTGGACATACGTCCAGTGTCTTGGCCAAACGTTCTCTGAAATAGCGATAATCGCTGCGAGCCAGGTTGAGGCTGGGGAGCTGGCTGCCATAAAGCATGCGATTGAACACGTACGATTGACCAATCAGGGCGATGGCTAATTGCCAGCGCCAATGCGGAAACTTGGTTTTCAGATAGCCGCGCTGCTCATCCAGTGACTGACAATTCATGATGGCCATGGCTTTAGGACCTATCACTTTACCCGCCAATGATGCCAGCTTCCTAAAAGCCCTCTCCCAGCGTCCGAGGTAGATGATTGGCTGCCAACCGTTGTGATTGAAAATCGCGCCTAAGCCCTCTTGAGCGGCGCGCGATAGCTGTAACTGGTAGAATAGCGATCGGCGTCGCTGCCAGCCGATATCTGTGGCGCTGTAGCCGAAAAAATCGCGGAAATCGCTCAGCGTCAGCGATCTTGCTGCCGCAATTCTGAGTTCGGTTAATTGGAGCTGCGCCGGTGATACGTCAACACATACCACGCGACGCGGATTTTTTGCAAAAAGAGGCAGCACTCTGGCCCCGCTGCCGGCAACAACAACGACGTTTGCTGTTGCCGGGGGGAGGATGCTTAGTTCCACCGACGAGTCCTCGTTAGCGAGGCTATAGTTGAGGGTCGAAAAATAGTCCAAGTGCAGCCCCCTCCGCAAAGATTCCTGGCCGCTCCAGACCACGACTTGCTTGGCATAAAGTTCTAAATGGGACGGATTTATCTTGTAATACGAGAGTGTAGCACAGAGTTAACAGTGCAGAAAATCTTTACACTAACTTAATTGGCAAACAAAGGTTCTTTGTGGAATGAATTCAGGTGGGTGCTTATGATAGCACCTGATGATCCAAATGATTTTGCGCTTTCTCAAGGACGAGACGCCATGAAGCATTCTGGTTTAGCACTACTGAGTTTACTTTCCCTGGCGGCTACAGCTCAGGCTCAGCCGCAAAGGTCAATCAATAGCGCCCGTATTATCGGCGGTTCTCAAGATCTTGAGCACCACTTCGTAGTCGGCTTAATCGAGGAGGGTCAGCGCGGTCCTTTTTGCGGAGCCACGGTTATAGAGCCAGGACTAGCAGTCACCGCCGGTCACTGCGTAAAGATGCGTAGTCGCGATCTTTGGCTTGTCGGATCCGACGACTGGTCACAGCATCACTTTGAAGCAGCGCGCGTTAAAGTGAGTGAAATTGAGATTCATCCCGACTTTCTCCGCGGTGATCATGGGGCCGATATCGCTTTAATAAAATACGAGCCTACATTTCTGGCCGACGCTGATGTCGGGGTGCAATTAACGCCGATTAAGGTCGATCAGCCAGCCGTTCTTCCTGAATTCGCTCAGGTAATCGGGTGGGGGAGTCGCAGTTCTTATGGCAATCTGCCGCCAAGCACGGCGCAAGTAGCGACCGTGCCCCTCATTGCTGATGAGCTTTGTAAAAGTCTTGGCGGGCGTTACAGCCGTCTTAGTTCCAAACAATTATGCGCTGGTTATCTCCAAAATGGTGGGATTGATAGTTGTCACGGCGATTCTGGTGGTCCTCTTTTTGTTTCGGATAGCTCTGGCATGGCTAGTCTCATTGGTGTCGTCAGCTGGGGTGAGAGTTGTGCTCAAGTTGGCCACCCTGGAGTTTATACACGCGTAGCTGCGTTTTTAGATTGGATCAACGCAGCCAAAGTAAGACGCCCCAATGGCACAATAGATCCAGCCTCTAATGCCATGAGTGAGCTGATCAATCGACGTTGCTACCACAAGCTGCATGGCAAGTTGAAGGAGGCTCAAGGCAATCATGTCCTGAACCTATTCACCCACGCGGTTTCGATAGGTCATATCAGCGCTTTGGATACGGCGACAGAGCCTCTGCTCCGTGAGCCCCTCTGTGTCGTCGATACCTCAGCAGGACGCTATGAACTTTATGCTGATACTGTCGATCTCCAGCATCCCGAGCGCCAATTAGCAACGTTGCTGGAATTAGGTACGGGTCGCAAATTTCACGTAGCGATCAACAATGCACTTCGGGCCCAGCTGGCGTGTCAGCATGTTGCACCGACGAACGGTGATCCCATGCTGATAGCCGACGACGATAGGATCATGGTTCGCTGGCACGGTGATTTTTACGAAGGTACGCCACAGATGTCAGTACATAACAACAGAGATTCAACTGCAATTGCTACGACCGGCGGGGGATGCAACGTTGGCCCCTTTGGGGTTAATGTCCTTGCCGGTGGGGCAGTAGTCTCTAATGATGCGCTTGAAGTAGTCATCACTGTACCGAATTTGACCAGCGGCCCAACGTCGATGACGCTTACGCGAGTCAAGCGCACGCCATTTATGGAGTTGAGCTTTCTCAAGGCGGACGATCATTCCGGTTTCCTTGAATTGCACAATCCAACTGAGGCGGATTTGCTCAATTGGCGTCTAGACTGTGACCATCATCTCAAATTTGAGTCCCTAAGTTCATGGCCTGCAGGACGCGACTTTGAGGAGGTCGGTCAATTGAGCCATGAATATAGCACTAGCGCGCTTGCGTGGTCGAAAGTGCCGCGCGGCGCAACTTTGAGATTCGCCTACCGTAGCGAAAGTCCGCTCGGACACGGCGCCAAAATTCGGTGCACGATCAACGGTATTCCCATGACAGTTAGGGAGAAAGCCCTCTAAGCACCACCGCCAGGTGAACAGCCTGCACATTGGCTTGGCGTTAAACAGTGTCTATAACCTGGACGTTGGAGTGCCTTTGTAGGCACACAGATTTATTGGCAAAATCGAGTCTCGGACCCTGGCATAGTGCATGCAGACAGGTTGGTATGTCGCCGGACAAATTTTCCTGGCCCATCCTGGCCATCGTATAGAGGTATCACATGCACACAAAGTCTCTTAAGGTGAGTCCTAAAACCTGGTTGATCGCTATCCTGCTCGGTATGACAGCGTTTGCCTCCGGCTGCAGTACGACAGGTCACTCCGGCGGCATGGGTGGTTTTCTGAACGCTCGTGGTAACTGCTTCGTGACCGTAGGCGGCACTCCATGGTGCCGCTAATTGGCCGTTCTTAAGGCGTAGGCGTGAGTATGACATCGGGAGCCGTGTCGCTGGCGCTGCGGGCGTTAGACTCACCCACCGTCACGGTCGTCGTTGCGTTTTGATAGCCGGGGCATACGACCGCTAGGTCGTAGGAGCCGGGCGGCAGATAGTCGACGGTATAGGTGCCATCTGTGCCCGACCATATGACTAGGTTTGAACCTAGGGTTTTACTGTGGATCCAGCACGTGCTGATGCCGTTTTGGTCGACAGAACTCAGCACCCTGAAATTGACTGCCTTAGTATACTGAAGCTTTTGATCGCCGATATTTAGGTTGGAGCTCAGTGCGACTGATTTAGTCGCGCCAAAGCGTGCGTCAGCCAGATCCCAGTCGGCTGATGTTTTTCCCGGCTTCGGCTGGGTGTACCACATGATGAGACGCCGCTCCGTCGCAAGCAAGGCTTGATCACGCGGCATGGTGATAGATAGGCGAAAAGCCCCAGTACTATCTGTCACGGTGTCTTGATCGGCAAAGCCCTCCACAAACACGTTTGCCCCAACTAATGCTTGTCCAGGAGTGATGCCCCGAGCATCGGTTACACTATCGCCAAGTAGCAAGCGACCTGTTATGAGTACGGTCATGTCACCTGTGGGACCAGCATAAACATCCCTGAAGGACGAGCAAGAATCATGAAAATTCATCTTGTGCGTATCAGTGATACTGATATTACTCGTAACGGTATCAATAGGAATGCGCCAGACATGATCTGTAGTCGGGGCGTCGCAACTTTGGTTGCCGTTGACATCGGCGTAGTAGTCAAGGAAGTAGCGATGTCCATCGACTAGGGCTTTTTCTTTGGTGAGCGTAAATTTGCCAGAAGCAATGCCCACGTCCGCTATAAAAAGGCGCGCGTCAAGATCGCGATCGATCAGAGCTACCTTTAATGGGTGACTATCGTGCGGAGTAAACTGGACGCCAGAAAAGACGAGATCTCGCGAAACCACATTTGTGGCGGCACTCGAAGCGGTCGGTCTATCGAGCTTGTTGCATGCTATGGGTGCAGTTAAGGCCACCGAAGTTAAAATGAGTTTGTACATGACACCCTCCTCTGCCGTCAGTTGTCGACACTTCATCGAACTTCTTGAGGTTCAGGGAGTTAGGAGCTTTGTGGTTCCATTTGGTAAAGTCAATCAATTCACAACAAAGTTAGAGCCCATAGGCTACTTATACCCACGAGTAGGCTCGCCGATTCTACCAGACGATATTTCTCGGGATGACGGCGCCAGTACATCAGAGCTGCCAGTAAGATAACCGCAGCAGGTGCACTGAGATAGACGGTGCGCATGGAGACGCTACCAACTACGGTGACGAAGCCGCAGGCTACGAGGAGGTAGCTCGTCAACCTTGGGCCGTAAACCTGCAAATAAGTTCCCGCACCTGCCACCGTGAAGGGGCTGAGCTTACGGGAAATCTCATAGGCCATCGAACCACCAAGGTTGGCCAAGATAAACCCAGCCATCAGCACTGGACTTAATTCCACAGTGCGCGGCACGGCAAGAAGTGGCAGTAGGTAGAGCGGGACTATCAGCAACTGATGAACCAATGCATAAACAATGGGCGACCTAGCTAGTCTTTCGCCGACAAAAAACTCTCGCTCCATCAAGAGCAAGTACAGGGTCGCACCGAGGCCCATGATGGCAGCCCAGGTAGCCTGCAGATAGGCAAGCGAAAAAGCAATCGTGGTCATGGCTACCGTCAGGGTGTGAATACCAAGGCGCATGTCACCCACAGTGAGTAGTCCCCGAGGTAGTGGGCGCGTTGGATTAACCACACAGTCCTTCTCGTAGTCCTTACATTCGTCCATGATACGCGCGAGCACTAAACCTGCGGCGACAAAAACAAAAGAAAGTGCAGCTAAAAGGTAGTTGCGAGTTTCACCATGAGGTGTGAAACCACCGAACACGGGACCGGCGGCTATCAGGCCGATACCTATGAGGTTACTACGTTCGCCGGTAAAAACCTGCCATCGCTTCAGTGCACGCGGTGGACATACCGTCGCTGCCCTGTCGATTTGGTCCAAGTTACGGTGGTCGTAGCGTATCGTTGTTTCCACAACTCCTGATATCTCTGGTAGTTCAGACATGAGCTTAGTCCTGTCCTTTGGACAACTCTCAGTGAATAGAAGTTTAGCACCACTGCGAGTTGCTTTGACAAAGGCTTTGGTGTGTCCTAGCCCCTGGTACGCTCTTTGTTCTAATTGGAACTGACCAGACGGCATGGAAGTGTCTCCCCCGAAGTACCAGCCATCATTTTTGACATCGATGAGGTCACTCGTTAGATGCCAGGCGTATCCAGTGTTCTCGTCGGGCGTAGGTGTTATCCCACGACTTGGGTCAATGAGCGCTTCAGCACATACATTCGGTCCAGACACCCATAAACCTTCATCTGTGAGGCAAGTCTTCAGGAATGGTAAGGGTTCACCGAGATACCGCAATTTCAATTCCCCGAGCTCTCTTGCTTTAGTCGCCGCCGTGCGCGCGTCTACAATGGCAATGGGATCCGCCTCGCGACATCCGTATACATGGGTTATTGTAGCGGCTGGCCAGCGATTGCATATCTGATCCACTAATGTAATGTCGACACAGGATCCGCCGATATAAATTGCCGCTAGACTTTCAAATCCTTGGACATC
The sequence above is a segment of the Deltaproteobacteria bacterium genome. Coding sequences within it:
- a CDS encoding DUF2721 domain-containing protein, with product MFQSVLDVAHAMQNAVAPVFLIMGAGTLLASMSVRFGRVIDRARAIMDNEALDWDELRVLHRRAKLLQRTILLNSASIFCVALTIFVIFGSLVFDLYLPVVVPTLFSLSVLLLIAALALFIKDFAISLRVLESQLHACRQRQHTKVS
- a CDS encoding DUF3419 family protein, which codes for MNPSHLELYAKQVVVWSGQESLRRGLHLDYFSTLNYSLANEDSSVELSILPPATANVVVVAGSGARVLPLFAKNPRRVVCVDVSPAQLQLTELRIAAARSLTLSDFRDFFGYSATDIGWQRRRSLFYQLQLSRAAQEGLGAIFNHNGWQPIIYLGRWERAFRKLASLAGKVIGPKAMAIMNCQSLDEQRGYLKTKFPHWRWQLAIALIGQSYVFNRMLYGSQLPSLNLARSDYRYFRERLAKTLDVCPARENFFLRILMQGQLPDLDGLPLECSATLYEAIQLGIDSSEVHYVCSDLYDYLAQNPGCADFVSLSDTPSYAESRKSHIDSTPLAAASNLATHLSTGLAKGGLAVARYFRHRPETMRHQSLIDVTSRYMHAIERELTCIYGIDVFQKSA
- a CDS encoding serine protease, with translation MIAPDDPNDFALSQGRDAMKHSGLALLSLLSLAATAQAQPQRSINSARIIGGSQDLEHHFVVGLIEEGQRGPFCGATVIEPGLAVTAGHCVKMRSRDLWLVGSDDWSQHHFEAARVKVSEIEIHPDFLRGDHGADIALIKYEPTFLADADVGVQLTPIKVDQPAVLPEFAQVIGWGSRSSYGNLPPSTAQVATVPLIADELCKSLGGRYSRLSSKQLCAGYLQNGGIDSCHGDSGGPLFVSDSSGMASLIGVVSWGESCAQVGHPGVYTRVAAFLDWINAAKVRRPNGTIDPASNAMSELINRRCYHKLHGKLKEAQGNHVLNLFTHAVSIGHISALDTATEPLLREPLCVVDTSAGRYELYADTVDLQHPERQLATLLELGTGRKFHVAINNALRAQLACQHVAPTNGDPMLIADDDRIMVRWHGDFYEGTPQMSVHNNRDSTAIATTGGGCNVGPFGVNVLAGGAVVSNDALEVVITVPNLTSGPTSMTLTRVKRTPFMELSFLKADDHSGFLELHNPTEADLLNWRLDCDHHLKFESLSSWPAGRDFEEVGQLSHEYSTSALAWSKVPRGATLRFAYRSESPLGHGAKIRCTINGIPMTVREKAL
- a CDS encoding AMP-binding protein, which codes for MNCIERITRWRERKPAQLAVWDYHHGSITFDQLFINAAGWQKHLEAHGFKAGDTLLVVAPANASVYAVSLAVIGLGGRLMAIDPDLCNSRVSYAVSAASPSILITSTKHRSPLYMLDDVTTIQHRLTLESHPSSDGSKFRIVDVAPDTCASITLTSGTKGRPKGVIRTHKFTLDLVDLLTEGGCRDAYDAPDLTIFPEIGMLHLFSGRGTITVGQAACPRELRAAARFAAKAQPKTLTANASFFKRIADVQGFESLAAIYIGGSCVDITLVDQICNRWPAATITHVYGCREADPIAIVDARTAATKARELGELKLRYLGEPLPFLKTCLTDEGLWVSGPNVCAEALIDPSRGITPTPDENTGYAWHLTSDLIDVKNDGWYFGGDTSMPSGQFQLEQRAYQGLGHTKAFVKATRSGAKLLFTESCPKDRTKLMSELPEISGVVETTIRYDHRNLDQIDRAATVCPPRALKRWQVFTGERSNLIGIGLIAAGPVFGGFTPHGETRNYLLAALSFVFVAAGLVLARIMDECKDYEKDCVVNPTRPLPRGLLTVGDMRLGIHTLTVAMTTIAFSLAYLQATWAAIMGLGATLYLLLMEREFFVGERLARSPIVYALVHQLLIVPLYLLPLLAVPRTVELSPVLMAGFILANLGGSMAYEISRKLSPFTVAGAGTYLQVYGPRLTSYLLVACGFVTVVGSVSMRTVYLSAPAAVILLAALMYWRRHPEKYRLVESASLLVGISSLWALTLL